Proteins encoded in a region of the Streptomyces sp. NBC_00310 genome:
- a CDS encoding MFS transporter small subunit produces the protein MSSSDSSPNPPDRRPLIVFAWVWVGVPLGYGLYELVRKATQLFTG, from the coding sequence ATGTCGTCCAGCGACAGCAGTCCGAATCCGCCTGACCGACGACCCCTGATCGTCTTCGCCTGGGTGTGGGTGGGGGTGCCGCTCGGTTACGGACTGTACGAACTGGTACGAAAGGCTACGCAACTGTTCACCGGGTGA
- a CDS encoding GntR family transcriptional regulator — MLSTGLPQGAVPKLERPGPLRDRVYEALLELITTRALRPGQHLVESELAGHLGVSRQPVREALQRLNTEGWVDLRPAQGAFVHEPTEAEADQLLTVRTLLEAEAARLAAANAGTAGITALEELCAEGERAVAADDVDAAVAMNARFHAKVMELAGNTVLAELAAQVDRRVRWYYTPVARRRGHQSWIEHRDLITAISARDEQRATEVMRAHTEHTRKTYHERPRP, encoded by the coding sequence ATGTTGTCGACCGGACTTCCGCAAGGGGCGGTACCCAAGCTCGAACGCCCCGGTCCCCTGCGGGACCGCGTCTACGAAGCCCTGCTCGAACTCATCACCACGCGCGCGCTGCGCCCCGGCCAGCATCTCGTCGAGAGCGAACTCGCCGGGCACCTCGGGGTGTCCCGGCAGCCCGTCCGCGAGGCCCTGCAACGCCTCAACACCGAGGGCTGGGTCGACCTCCGGCCCGCCCAGGGTGCCTTCGTCCACGAGCCGACGGAGGCGGAGGCCGACCAACTCCTCACGGTCCGCACCCTGTTGGAGGCCGAGGCCGCCCGCCTCGCCGCGGCGAACGCCGGCACGGCGGGCATCACGGCGCTGGAGGAACTCTGCGCGGAGGGCGAGCGAGCCGTCGCCGCCGACGACGTCGACGCGGCCGTCGCCATGAACGCCCGCTTCCACGCCAAGGTCATGGAACTGGCCGGCAACACGGTCCTCGCCGAACTCGCCGCCCAGGTCGACCGCCGCGTCCGCTGGTACTACACCCCCGTGGCCCGCCGGCGCGGCCACCAGTCCTGGATCGAACACCGCGACCTCATCACCGCCATCTCCGCCCGCGACGAACAACGCGCGACGGAGGTCATGCGGGCGCATACGGAGCACACGCGGAAGACGTATCACGAGCGGCCCCGGCCGTAG
- a CDS encoding OFA family MFS transporter, which translates to MSPPVAPPGWSRWLVPPAALSVHLSIGQAYAWSVFKPPLESALGLSGTQSALPFQLGIVMLGLSAAFGGTLVERNGPRWAMTVALICFSSGFLIASLGAATEQYWLIVFGYGFVGGIGLGIGYISPVSTLIKWFPDRPGMATGIAIMGFGGGALIASPWSAQMLESFGSDSSGIALAFLVHGLSYAVFMLLGVLLVRVPRTERPVDTGPSVLAGPQISARNAIRTPQFWCLWVILCMNVSAGIGILEKAAPMITDFFADSSTPVSVTAAAGFVALLSAANMAGRITWSSTSDLIGRKNIYRVYLGVGALMYLLIALFGDSAKPLFIVCALVILSFYGGGFATIPAYLKDLFGTYQVGAIHGRLLTAWSTAGVLGPLIVNWIADRQEEAGKSGPDLYGMSFFIMIGLLAIGFVANELVRPVHPRFHIPAPREAADVVQRQQSESA; encoded by the coding sequence ATGAGTCCCCCCGTCGCACCCCCGGGCTGGAGCCGCTGGCTCGTTCCCCCGGCCGCGCTCTCCGTTCATCTCTCCATCGGACAGGCCTACGCCTGGAGCGTCTTCAAGCCGCCGCTCGAATCCGCGCTCGGCCTCAGCGGCACGCAGAGCGCCCTGCCGTTCCAGCTCGGCATCGTCATGCTGGGCCTGTCCGCCGCGTTCGGCGGCACCCTCGTCGAGCGCAACGGGCCGCGCTGGGCGATGACCGTGGCGCTGATCTGCTTCTCCTCCGGATTCCTGATCGCCTCGCTCGGCGCGGCCACCGAGCAGTACTGGCTGATCGTCTTCGGCTACGGCTTCGTCGGCGGCATAGGCCTCGGAATCGGCTACATCTCGCCCGTCTCCACCCTGATCAAGTGGTTCCCGGACCGGCCCGGCATGGCCACCGGCATCGCGATCATGGGCTTCGGCGGCGGCGCGCTCATCGCCTCGCCGTGGTCCGCCCAGATGCTGGAGTCCTTCGGCTCCGACTCCTCCGGCATCGCCCTCGCCTTCCTGGTGCACGGACTGTCGTACGCCGTGTTCATGCTGCTCGGCGTACTGCTGGTCCGGGTCCCGCGCACCGAGAGGCCGGTCGACACCGGACCGAGCGTCCTGGCGGGCCCGCAGATCTCGGCCCGCAACGCCATCCGCACCCCGCAGTTCTGGTGCCTGTGGGTCATCCTCTGCATGAACGTCTCCGCGGGCATCGGCATCCTGGAGAAGGCCGCCCCGATGATCACGGACTTCTTCGCCGACTCCTCCACCCCGGTCTCCGTCACCGCGGCCGCCGGTTTCGTCGCACTGCTCTCCGCGGCCAACATGGCGGGCCGTATCACCTGGTCGTCCACGTCCGACCTGATCGGGCGCAAGAACATCTACCGCGTCTACCTGGGCGTGGGCGCGCTGATGTATCTGCTGATCGCCCTGTTCGGCGACTCCGCCAAGCCGCTGTTCATCGTCTGCGCCCTGGTCATCCTGTCCTTCTACGGCGGTGGCTTCGCCACGATCCCCGCCTATCTGAAGGACCTCTTCGGCACCTACCAGGTCGGTGCCATCCACGGTCGGCTGCTCACCGCCTGGTCCACGGCCGGCGTCCTCGGACCGCTGATCGTCAACTGGATCGCGGACCGGCAGGAGGAGGCGGGCAAGTCCGGTCCCGACCTCTACGGCATGTCCTTCTTCATCATGATCGGGCTGCTCGCCATCGGCTTCGTCGCCAACGAGCTCGTCCGGCCCGTCCATCCCCGCTTCCACATCCCCGCCCCGAGGGAGGCCGCCGATGTCGTCCAGCGACAGCAGTCCGAATCCGCCTGA
- a CDS encoding beta-ketoacyl-ACP synthase III has translation MNGSRIAAVGHYQPAKILTNEDLAGLVDTSDEWITSRVGIRTRHIAGPDEPVDELAGHAAAKALASAGLGPEAIDLVVVATSTAIDRSPNMAARVANRLSIPNPAAMDVNVVCAGFTHALATADHAVRAGAATRALVIGADKMSEVTDWTDRTTCVLVGDGAGAAVVEAAEEPGIGPVLWGSVPEMGNAVRIEGTPPRFAQEGQSVYRWATTKLPPIARAACEKAGLTPADLAAVVLHQANLRIIEPLAMKIGAVNAVVARDVVDSGNTSAASIPLAFSKLVERGEISSGDPVLLFGFGGNLSYAGQVVRCP, from the coding sequence ATGAACGGCTCGCGAATCGCCGCCGTCGGCCATTACCAGCCCGCCAAGATCCTCACCAACGAGGACCTGGCGGGCCTGGTCGACACGAGTGACGAGTGGATCACGAGCCGTGTGGGCATTCGCACCCGGCACATCGCAGGTCCCGACGAACCGGTCGACGAGCTGGCGGGCCACGCCGCCGCCAAGGCGCTGGCCTCGGCCGGTCTCGGCCCGGAGGCCATCGACCTGGTCGTGGTCGCCACCTCCACCGCCATCGACCGCTCCCCGAACATGGCGGCCCGGGTCGCGAACCGGCTCTCCATCCCGAACCCGGCCGCCATGGACGTCAACGTCGTCTGCGCCGGGTTCACCCACGCCCTCGCCACCGCCGACCACGCCGTGCGTGCCGGCGCCGCCACGCGGGCGCTCGTCATCGGTGCCGACAAGATGTCCGAGGTCACGGACTGGACCGACCGCACGACCTGCGTCCTCGTCGGGGACGGGGCGGGCGCGGCCGTCGTCGAGGCCGCCGAGGAGCCCGGCATCGGGCCGGTGCTGTGGGGATCGGTGCCCGAGATGGGGAACGCCGTACGCATCGAGGGCACCCCTCCGCGCTTCGCGCAGGAGGGCCAGAGTGTCTACCGCTGGGCCACCACCAAGCTGCCGCCCATCGCCCGCGCGGCCTGCGAGAAGGCGGGACTCACGCCCGCCGACCTCGCCGCGGTCGTCCTCCACCAGGCCAATCTGCGCATCATCGAGCCCCTCGCCATGAAGATCGGCGCGGTCAACGCCGTGGTCGCGCGGGACGTCGTCGACTCCGGCAACACCTCGGCCGCGAGCATCCCCCTCGCCTTCTCCAAGCTCGTCGAACGCGGCGAGATCTCCAGCGGCGACCCCGTGCTGCTGTTCGGCTTCGGCGGCAACCTGTCGTACGCGGGACAGGTGGTCCGCTGCCCGTGA
- a CDS encoding sugar ABC transporter ATP-binding protein, which translates to MAPEPPLLTMSGITKSFPGVRALDGVDLDVQAGEVHCLLGQNGAGKSTLIKVLAGAHQPDDGTITWRGEPVTLKSPIAAMGLGIATIYQELDLVEHLSVAENVHLGHEPTAAGFVVRGKAARASTAALLKRLGHPEVDPARLVGELSAAQQQIVSMARALSHDVRLIVMDEPSAALDPDEVDNLFRIVGDLTADGVAVVYISHRLEEIRRIGDRVTVLKDGRAVAGGLPAKSTPTREVVALMTGRNVEYVFPDRPSVPPTEGTPVLEVRGLARTGEFEGFDLEVRPGEIVGLAGLVGSGRSEILETIYGARKPTAGQVSVGGRPLRLGSVRAAVRAGLGLAPEERKAQALLMLESVTRNVSVSSMSRYARVGWIDRGAEHRAARAATRELSLRPDNPDVPVRTLSGGNQQKAVLARWLLRGCRVLLLDEPTRGVDVGARAELYAVVRRLADEGLAVLLVSSEVPEVLGLADRVLVLREGRVVHTAPARELDEHRVLDLVMEGSPVTAEGSPAS; encoded by the coding sequence ATGGCACCAGAACCACCGCTGCTCACCATGTCCGGTATCACCAAGTCGTTCCCCGGGGTCCGGGCCCTGGACGGCGTCGATCTCGACGTCCAGGCCGGAGAGGTCCACTGCCTGCTCGGCCAGAACGGAGCCGGGAAGTCCACCCTGATCAAGGTCCTGGCCGGCGCCCACCAGCCCGACGACGGCACGATCACCTGGCGGGGCGAACCCGTCACCCTGAAGTCCCCGATCGCCGCCATGGGCCTCGGCATCGCCACCATCTACCAGGAACTCGACCTGGTGGAACACCTGTCGGTGGCCGAGAACGTCCACCTCGGGCATGAACCCACCGCCGCCGGCTTCGTCGTACGGGGCAAAGCAGCTCGTGCGTCAACAGCAGCTCTGCTTAAGCGACTTGGACATCCGGAAGTCGATCCGGCGCGGCTGGTCGGTGAGTTGTCGGCCGCCCAGCAGCAGATCGTCTCCATGGCCCGGGCGCTCTCCCACGACGTACGGCTCATCGTCATGGACGAGCCGTCGGCCGCGCTCGACCCGGACGAGGTCGACAACCTGTTCAGGATCGTGGGGGACCTGACCGCCGACGGGGTGGCCGTCGTCTACATCTCGCACCGCCTGGAGGAGATCCGCCGGATCGGCGACCGGGTGACCGTGCTGAAGGACGGGCGGGCCGTGGCGGGCGGGCTGCCCGCGAAGTCGACGCCGACGCGCGAGGTCGTGGCGCTGATGACGGGGCGGAACGTCGAGTACGTGTTTCCCGATCGCCCGTCCGTGCCGCCGACAGAAGGGACGCCCGTGCTGGAGGTGCGGGGGCTGGCGCGCACCGGCGAGTTCGAGGGGTTCGACCTGGAGGTGCGCCCCGGCGAGATCGTCGGCCTCGCCGGACTCGTCGGCTCGGGACGGTCGGAGATCCTGGAGACGATCTACGGCGCCCGAAAGCCAACGGCCGGTCAGGTCAGCGTCGGCGGGCGGCCGTTGCGGCTCGGCAGTGTACGGGCCGCCGTACGGGCCGGGCTCGGACTCGCCCCCGAGGAGCGCAAGGCGCAGGCGCTGCTGATGCTTGAGTCCGTCACCAGAAACGTTTCCGTGTCGTCGATGTCCCGCTACGCACGCGTGGGCTGGATCGACCGGGGCGCCGAACACCGCGCCGCACGGGCCGCGACCCGCGAGCTGTCCCTGCGCCCCGACAACCCGGACGTACCGGTCCGCACCCTCTCCGGAGGCAACCAGCAGAAGGCGGTCCTCGCCCGCTGGCTGCTGCGCGGCTGCCGGGTCCTGCTGCTCGACGAGCCGACGCGGGGCGTCGACGTGGGTGCCCGCGCCGAGCTGTACGCGGTGGTCCGCCGGCTCGCCGACGAGGGGCTCGCCGTGCTGCTGGTCTCCAGCGAGGTGCCCGAAGTCCTCGGCCTCGCCGACCGGGTGCTCGTCCTGCGCGAGGGCCGGGTCGTCCACACCGCACCCGCCCGTGAACTCGACGAACACCGCGTACTCGACCTTGTGATGGAAGGAAGCCCCGTGACCGCAGAAGGGAGCCCGGCGTCATGA
- a CDS encoding ROK family transcriptional regulator: MTARPANAHQARLLRLLRDGGPNSRAQLGDRIDLSRSKLAVEVDRLLETGLVVADGLAASRGGRRSHNIRLAPQLRFLGVDIGATSIDVAVTTPELEILGHINQPMDVRDGPVAVFEQVLSMAAKLKASGLAEGFDGAGIGVPGPVRFPEGVPVAPPIMPGWDGFPVREALSQELGCPVMVDNDVNLMAMGEQHAGVARSVGDFLCVKIGTGIGCGIIVGGEVHRGATGSAGDIGHILAVPDGRPCACGNRGCLEAHFSGAALARDAKEAAQQGLSAELAARLETNGTLTAVDVAAAAAAGDATALDLIREGGNRTGQVIAGLVSFFNPGLVVIGGGVTGLGHTLLAAIRTQVYRQSLPLATGNLPIVLGELGPTAGVIGAARLISDHLFSPA; this comes from the coding sequence ATGACGGCTCGACCCGCCAACGCGCATCAGGCCAGGCTGTTGCGTCTGTTGCGGGACGGTGGGCCCAACTCCCGTGCGCAGCTGGGGGACCGGATCGATCTGTCCCGGTCGAAGCTGGCCGTGGAGGTGGACCGGCTCCTGGAGACGGGACTGGTCGTGGCCGACGGGCTCGCCGCCTCGCGCGGTGGCCGCCGCTCGCACAACATCCGGCTCGCCCCCCAACTCCGCTTCCTCGGCGTCGACATCGGCGCCACCTCGATCGACGTGGCCGTCACCACACCGGAGTTGGAGATCCTCGGCCACATCAACCAGCCCATGGACGTACGGGACGGTCCGGTCGCCGTCTTCGAGCAAGTCCTGTCCATGGCAGCCAAGCTGAAGGCCTCCGGGCTCGCGGAGGGGTTCGACGGCGCCGGCATAGGCGTCCCCGGACCGGTCCGCTTCCCCGAGGGCGTCCCCGTCGCCCCGCCGATCATGCCGGGCTGGGACGGGTTCCCGGTGCGCGAGGCGCTCAGCCAGGAACTCGGCTGCCCCGTCATGGTCGACAACGACGTGAACCTGATGGCGATGGGGGAGCAGCACGCGGGCGTGGCCCGTTCCGTGGGCGACTTCCTCTGCGTCAAGATCGGCACCGGCATCGGCTGCGGCATCATCGTCGGCGGCGAGGTCCACCGCGGTGCGACGGGCAGCGCCGGCGACATCGGGCACATCCTCGCCGTACCGGACGGCCGCCCCTGCGCCTGCGGGAACCGGGGCTGTCTGGAGGCCCACTTCAGCGGCGCCGCACTCGCCCGCGACGCCAAGGAGGCCGCCCAGCAGGGACTTTCGGCCGAACTGGCCGCCCGCCTGGAGACCAACGGCACCCTGACCGCCGTCGACGTGGCCGCCGCGGCCGCCGCCGGCGACGCCACCGCGCTCGACCTGATACGCGAGGGCGGCAACCGCACCGGCCAGGTCATCGCCGGACTCGTCAGCTTCTTCAACCCCGGCCTGGTGGTGATCGGCGGCGGGGTGACCGGCCTCGGCCACACCCTGCTCGCCGCCATCCGCACCCAGGTCTACCGTCAGTCACTGCCTCTCGCGACCGGCAATCTGCCCATCGTGCTGGGGGAGTTGGGGCCCACCGCCGGAGTCATCGGCGCGGCCCGTCTCATCAGCGACCACCTGTTCTCACCCGCGTAG
- a CDS encoding 2-dehydropantoate 2-reductase: MKVAVLGAGAIGAYVGAALHRAGADTHLVARGPHLAAMRRDGVRVLSPRGDFTARAHATDDPAEIGPVDFVLLGLKANSYAACGPLIEPLLHGTTAVIAAQNGIPWWYFHRHGGPHDGHRVESVDPGGAVSAVLAPERAIGCVVYAATELEGPGVVRHLEGTRFSVGEPDRTVSARCRAFSEAMVAGGLKCPVEPDIRGDIWIKLLGNISFNPISALARATMRQMCLHGGTRKVIETMMAETLAVAEALGCEVGVSVERRMAGAERVGDHRTSTLQDLERGKPLELDVLLAAVVELADITGVEVPTLRTVHAISDLLALRSAA; the protein is encoded by the coding sequence ATGAAAGTCGCAGTTCTCGGCGCCGGTGCGATCGGCGCCTATGTCGGCGCCGCGCTCCACCGCGCCGGCGCCGACACGCATCTCGTCGCCCGTGGACCGCATCTCGCGGCCATGAGGCGGGACGGGGTGCGTGTGCTCAGTCCGCGCGGGGACTTCACCGCCCGCGCCCACGCCACCGACGACCCGGCCGAGATCGGCCCGGTCGACTTCGTCCTCCTGGGCCTCAAGGCCAACTCGTACGCGGCGTGCGGGCCGCTGATCGAGCCCTTGCTGCACGGCACCACGGCGGTGATCGCCGCCCAGAACGGCATTCCCTGGTGGTACTTCCACCGGCACGGCGGCCCGCACGACGGCCACCGGGTCGAGAGCGTGGACCCCGGCGGCGCGGTCAGTGCGGTGCTCGCGCCCGAACGGGCCATCGGCTGTGTCGTCTACGCGGCCACCGAGCTCGAAGGACCCGGTGTCGTACGGCACTTGGAAGGCACCCGGTTCTCCGTCGGCGAGCCGGACCGTACGGTCTCGGCGCGCTGCCGGGCGTTCAGCGAGGCCATGGTGGCGGGTGGCCTGAAGTGCCCGGTGGAACCCGACATCCGGGGCGACATCTGGATCAAGCTGCTCGGCAACATCTCCTTCAACCCGATCAGCGCCCTGGCCCGCGCGACCATGCGGCAGATGTGTCTGCACGGCGGCACCCGCAAGGTCATCGAGACGATGATGGCCGAGACGCTGGCCGTCGCCGAGGCCCTGGGCTGCGAGGTCGGCGTCTCCGTCGAACGCCGGATGGCCGGCGCCGAACGCGTCGGCGACCACCGCACCTCCACGCTCCAGGACCTGGAGCGCGGCAAACCGCTGGAACTCGACGTCCTGCTGGCCGCCGTCGTCGAGCTGGCGGACATCACGGGTGTCGAGGTGCCCACGCTCCGCACCGTCCACGCCATCTCGGACCTGCTCGCGCTGAGGAGCGCGGCATGA
- a CDS encoding ABC transporter permease produces the protein MTQPVSPPRGSADKVTPVSEPPAWRALVFRADVRTLSLLGVLAALIVIGGVTKPDEFLDTRNLQLVLTQASVIGVVTVGMTFVITSGGIDLSVGAIVALASVWATTVATQEYGFAGILFTAVIVGVGCGLVNGLLIAYGGVVPFIATLAMLASARGLALQITDGSTQIVGVDAILDLGERDAYILGVPPLVLVFALVTIIGWLLLNRTTFGRRTVAVGGNAEAARLAGIDVRRQRLYLYLLSGLCCGIAAFLLIVLSGSGQNTNGNLYELDAIAAVIIGGTLLSGGRGTITGSVVGVLIFTTITNIFALNNLQTDVQQIAKGAIIVAAVLVQRRTASST, from the coding sequence ATGACCCAGCCCGTGTCCCCGCCCCGGGGCAGTGCCGACAAGGTGACACCCGTCAGTGAGCCGCCGGCCTGGCGTGCCCTCGTCTTCCGCGCCGATGTCCGCACCCTCTCGCTCCTCGGCGTCCTCGCCGCGCTGATCGTCATCGGCGGCGTCACCAAACCCGACGAGTTCCTCGACACCCGCAACCTCCAACTCGTCCTCACCCAGGCCTCGGTGATCGGTGTCGTCACCGTCGGCATGACCTTCGTCATCACCTCCGGCGGCATCGACCTGTCCGTGGGCGCGATCGTCGCCCTGGCCTCCGTCTGGGCGACGACCGTGGCCACCCAGGAGTACGGCTTCGCCGGAATCCTCTTCACGGCGGTGATCGTCGGCGTCGGCTGCGGCCTGGTGAACGGGCTGCTCATCGCCTACGGCGGGGTGGTCCCCTTCATCGCCACCCTCGCCATGCTCGCCTCGGCGCGTGGCCTCGCCCTCCAGATCACCGACGGCAGTACCCAGATCGTCGGCGTGGACGCCATCCTGGACCTCGGCGAGCGCGACGCGTACATCCTCGGTGTCCCGCCGCTCGTCCTGGTCTTCGCGCTCGTGACGATCATCGGCTGGCTGCTGCTGAACCGCACGACGTTCGGCCGGCGCACGGTCGCCGTCGGCGGCAACGCGGAGGCGGCCCGGCTCGCGGGCATCGACGTCCGCCGCCAGCGGCTCTACCTGTACCTGCTCTCCGGGCTGTGCTGCGGCATCGCCGCGTTCCTGCTGATCGTGCTGTCCGGCTCGGGCCAGAACACCAACGGCAACCTCTACGAACTCGACGCCATCGCCGCCGTGATCATCGGCGGCACCCTGCTCAGCGGCGGCCGGGGCACCATCACCGGCTCCGTCGTCGGCGTCCTGATCTTCACCACGATCACCAACATCTTCGCGCTCAACAACCTGCAGACCGATGTCCAGCAGATCGCCAAGGGCGCGATCATCGTCGCCGCGGTCCTGGTCCAGCGACGTACGGCCAGTTCGACCTGA
- a CDS encoding substrate-binding domain-containing protein, with protein MSQFTSRRGLLFGTAAVSAGALLAGCTSNESKDDPAGNEQTVADDKPGKAVTIGFAGPQADHGWLNAINQNAKSRAERYEDVTLEITEGSNDTAQQIGQIETLINKKVDVLVVLPADGKALTQVGLKAMRAGIPVVNLDRIFNSPQAYRCWIGGDNYGMGLNAGHYIGEQLKDKSDARVIELAGLDNLELTKQRTQGFDDALKNYPNIKKVARQAAEFTVESGQAKMAQLLQAQSNFDALWNHDDDQGVGALRAIEQAGRDDFLMVGGAGALSAFQAIKKGDGVLKATVLYPPTMAASAIDLARALGQGKGVGGLAEFEIPSSLTLYSAVVDKDNVDQYMPTGFK; from the coding sequence ATGTCACAGTTCACCAGCCGCAGAGGACTGCTCTTCGGGACCGCCGCCGTCTCGGCCGGCGCCCTCCTCGCCGGTTGCACCAGCAATGAATCCAAGGACGATCCGGCCGGCAACGAGCAGACGGTCGCCGACGACAAGCCCGGCAAGGCGGTCACCATCGGCTTCGCCGGACCGCAGGCCGACCACGGCTGGCTCAACGCGATCAACCAGAACGCCAAGAGCCGCGCGGAGCGGTACGAGGACGTCACGCTGGAGATCACCGAGGGCTCCAACGACACCGCCCAGCAGATCGGCCAGATCGAGACCCTCATCAACAAGAAGGTCGACGTCCTGGTCGTGCTGCCCGCCGACGGCAAGGCGCTCACCCAGGTCGGCCTCAAGGCGATGCGGGCCGGCATCCCCGTCGTCAACCTCGACCGGATCTTCAACTCCCCGCAGGCGTACCGCTGCTGGATCGGCGGCGACAACTACGGCATGGGCCTCAACGCCGGGCACTACATCGGCGAGCAGCTCAAGGACAAGAGCGACGCCCGCGTCATCGAGCTCGCCGGGCTCGACAACCTGGAGCTGACCAAGCAGCGCACCCAGGGCTTCGACGACGCGCTGAAGAACTACCCGAACATCAAGAAGGTGGCCCGGCAGGCCGCCGAGTTCACGGTGGAGTCCGGTCAGGCCAAGATGGCCCAACTCCTCCAGGCGCAGTCGAACTTCGACGCGCTGTGGAACCACGACGACGACCAGGGCGTGGGTGCCCTGCGCGCCATCGAGCAGGCCGGGCGCGACGACTTCCTGATGGTGGGCGGCGCGGGCGCGCTGTCCGCGTTCCAGGCGATCAAGAAGGGCGACGGGGTGCTGAAGGCGACCGTCCTCTACCCGCCGACCATGGCCGCCTCCGCGATCGACCTCGCCCGCGCACTCGGCCAGGGCAAGGGGGTCGGTGGTCTCGCCGAGTTCGAGATCCCGAGTTCGCTGACGCTCTACTCGGCCGTCGTCGACAAGGACAACGTCGACCAGTACATGCCCACCGGCTTCAAGTGA
- a CDS encoding molybdopterin oxidoreductase family protein, which yields MRKRDRSPKTYTRLTRPLVRDSRDEPFRQASWEEALDRAARGIERNRGAFGLFSCARATNEMNYVAQKFARVVMGTNNVDSCNRTCHAPSVAGLSAAFGSGGGTSSYEEIEHTDVIVMWGSNARFAHPIFFQHVLKGIHNGARMYAVDPRRTSTAEWAESWLGLNVGTDIPMAHAIGREIIHAGLVNEAFIERATTGFEEYRALVEPWTLSLAEKVTGVPAAAIRQLAHAYARAERAQLCWTLGITEHHNGTDNVRALINLSLLTGHVGRYGSGLQPLRGQNNVQGGGDMGAIPNRLPGFQDILDPRSRLKFESAWDTAIQPHYGLNLTEMFEAMEEGSLKAVYCIGENPAQSEADSEQAVRRMSELDFLVVQDIFLTKTAELADVVLPATAGWAETDGTTTNSERRVQRVRKAVTPPGEAREDIDIICDLAARLGHEWKYADAEAVWNELRSVSPDHYGMTYERLEEQQGIQWPCPDTDRIEPTYLHGRLWEPDPANRGRLAPFGIVRHDPPVDLTDEEFPIRLTTGRRLDSYNTGVQSGGYASPLRRGEYIELCPEDAERYGVVVGEEVQVSSRRGSVVAPVWIDLALRPGLAFMTMHFPDEVDTNQLTIEANCPIAGTAEFKASAIRIEKLPVATIVR from the coding sequence ATGAGGAAACGCGACCGAAGCCCGAAGACCTACACCCGGCTCACCCGTCCGCTCGTCCGGGACTCCCGCGACGAGCCCTTCCGGCAGGCGAGTTGGGAGGAGGCACTGGACCGGGCCGCCCGCGGCATCGAACGCAACCGCGGCGCGTTCGGCCTGTTCTCCTGCGCCCGCGCCACGAACGAGATGAACTATGTGGCGCAGAAGTTCGCCCGCGTGGTCATGGGCACCAACAACGTCGACTCCTGCAACCGCACCTGTCACGCGCCGAGCGTCGCCGGGCTGTCCGCCGCGTTCGGCTCGGGCGGCGGCACCTCCTCGTACGAGGAGATCGAGCACACCGACGTCATCGTGATGTGGGGCTCCAACGCCCGCTTCGCGCACCCGATCTTCTTCCAGCACGTGCTGAAGGGCATCCACAACGGCGCCCGGATGTACGCCGTCGACCCGAGGCGGACGTCCACCGCCGAGTGGGCGGAGAGCTGGCTGGGGCTGAACGTCGGCACCGACATCCCGATGGCCCACGCGATCGGCCGCGAGATCATCCACGCGGGTCTCGTCAACGAGGCGTTCATCGAGCGGGCGACCACCGGCTTCGAGGAGTACAGGGCGCTCGTCGAACCGTGGACCCTGTCCCTCGCCGAGAAGGTGACGGGCGTACCGGCCGCCGCCATACGGCAGTTGGCGCACGCGTACGCCCGGGCCGAGCGCGCCCAGCTGTGCTGGACGCTCGGCATCACCGAGCACCACAACGGCACGGACAACGTCCGCGCACTGATCAACCTCTCCCTGCTGACCGGGCATGTGGGGCGGTACGGCTCGGGCCTGCAGCCCCTGCGCGGCCAGAACAACGTGCAGGGCGGCGGCGACATGGGCGCCATCCCCAACCGGCTGCCCGGCTTCCAGGACATCCTCGACCCGCGATCGCGGCTGAAGTTCGAGTCGGCGTGGGACACCGCGATCCAGCCGCACTACGGGCTGAACCTGACGGAGATGTTCGAGGCCATGGAGGAGGGCTCGCTGAAGGCCGTGTACTGCATCGGGGAGAACCCCGCGCAGTCCGAGGCCGACAGCGAGCAGGCCGTACGGCGGATGAGCGAGCTGGACTTCCTCGTCGTCCAGGACATCTTCCTGACGAAGACGGCCGAGCTGGCGGACGTCGTGCTGCCCGCGACCGCCGGATGGGCGGAGACGGACGGCACGACCACCAACAGCGAGCGACGGGTTCAGCGGGTACGCAAGGCGGTCACCCCGCCCGGGGAGGCCCGCGAGGACATCGACATCATCTGCGACCTGGCCGCGCGGCTCGGGCACGAGTGGAAGTACGCCGACGCCGAGGCCGTCTGGAACGAGCTGCGGTCGGTGTCACCGGACCACTACGGGATGACGTACGAGCGTCTGGAGGAACAGCAGGGCATCCAGTGGCCCTGCCCGGACACGGACAGGATCGAACCGACCTATCTGCACGGCCGGTTGTGGGAGCCGGACCCCGCGAACCGGGGCAGGCTCGCACCCTTCGGGATCGTCCGGCACGATCCGCCGGTGGACCTGACGGACGAGGAGTTCCCGATCCGGCTGACCACCGGGCGGCGGCTGGACTCGTACAACACCGGTGTGCAGAGCGGCGGTTACGCCTCGCCACTGCGGCGTGGGGAGTACATCGAGCTGTGTCCGGAGGACGCGGAGCGCTACGGGGTCGTGGTGGGCGAGGAGGTCCAGGTGTCCTCGCGGCGCGGGTCGGTGGTGGCGCCGGTGTGGATCGACCTCGCCCTGCGGCCCGGCCTCGCCTTCATGACCATGCACTTTCCCGACGAGGTGGACACCAACCAACTGACGATCGAGGCGAACTGCCCGATCGCCGGCACGGCGGAGTTCAAGGCGTCGGCGATCCGGATCGAGAAGCTGCCCGTCGCGACCATCGTGAGGTGA